The proteins below come from a single Lepeophtheirus salmonis chromosome 4, UVic_Lsal_1.4, whole genome shotgun sequence genomic window:
- the LOC121116788 gene encoding uncharacterized protein codes for MINMRFLALFALVAVASAATVSKDQMIEKSVKCDLCKYLITKVNESVLTQDNADQVIEEVEEICAQAQEVSSFLGETCTRFVNDVLKPKIEDLLAGKQEPEKVCKELEMC; via the exons ATGATCAATATGAGATTCCTCGCCCTCTTCGCCCTTGTTGCCGTTGCCAGTGCCGCCACTGTCTCTAAGGATCAAATGATCGAAAAGAGTGTTAAGTGTGATCTTTGCAAGTATCTTATCACCAAAGTCAACGAAAGTGTTTTGACTCAAGACAACGCCGATCAAGTCATTGAGGAGGTCGAAGAA ATCTGTGCTCAAGCTCAAGAAGTATCTTCTTTCCTTGGTGAGACCTGTACCAGATTCGTCAATGATGTTCTTAAGCCCAAGATTGAGGATCTCCTTGCCGGCAAGCAAGAACCTGAAAAGGTCTGCAAGGAACTTGAAATGTGCTAA